From the Solibacillus sp. FSL R5-0449 genome, one window contains:
- a CDS encoding NAD-dependent deacylase yields the protein MTAETLAHLMKQSNRTVVLTGAGMSIESGIPDFRSSTGLWQSIDPHIVASTESLQKNYEQFREFYQMRITALENCNPHQGHLVLADFEKRGLVSLIATQNVDQLHQQAGSKNVAELHGNIVSIRCQKCGKPHAKEQFLNNSICTYCSGKLRPNVVLFGETLPAEAWDQTLHEIHDADLVIVIGTSLEVYPVNQLPSMSRGKLIYINREQTSTSAHYSFDLVLEGSAGEILAEVHRELEGIEKL from the coding sequence ATGACGGCTGAAACATTGGCGCACTTGATGAAACAATCGAATCGTACGGTCGTGCTGACTGGTGCCGGGATGTCGATTGAATCGGGCATACCGGATTTTCGCTCGTCGACAGGCTTGTGGCAAAGTATCGATCCTCATATAGTTGCCTCTACCGAAAGTCTGCAAAAGAACTATGAACAGTTCCGCGAGTTTTACCAGATGAGAATTACCGCGCTAGAAAACTGTAATCCCCATCAAGGACATCTAGTTTTGGCGGACTTCGAAAAGCGCGGACTTGTTTCATTGATCGCGACTCAAAATGTCGACCAACTGCATCAGCAGGCAGGTAGTAAAAATGTGGCCGAACTTCACGGCAATATCGTATCCATTCGCTGCCAAAAATGCGGCAAACCACATGCAAAAGAGCAGTTTTTGAATAATAGTATTTGCACCTATTGTTCCGGGAAACTACGGCCGAATGTCGTGCTGTTTGGGGAAACTTTGCCGGCAGAGGCATGGGACCAGACACTGCATGAAATACACGATGCAGACCTTGTGATTGTAATCGGAACAAGTTTGGAAGTATACCCTGTCAACCAGCTGCCTAGCATGTCAAGAGGGAAGCTCATCTATATCAACCGTGAGCAAACGTCCACAAGTGCACATTATTCATTTGACTTAGTGTTGGAAGGGTCGGCCGGAGAGATTTTGGCGGAAGTACATCGTGAGCTGGAGGGTATTGAGAAGTTATAA
- a CDS encoding GNAT family N-acetyltransferase — MNKIRKATVEDAVILTDIAINAKGSWGYSEDFMNAWKDTLTITTDDIQSKVIYVLEEEKAIKGFYCLCTETKKLENFFVVPIYIGQGLGKILWKDILLKATEYGLSSFQFNSDPNAYEFYLKMGAKRIIYVESAVIPGRIYPLMEYVLT, encoded by the coding sequence ATGAATAAGATAAGAAAAGCAACTGTCGAGGACGCAGTGATACTGACGGATATAGCTATTAATGCAAAAGGCTCTTGGGGGTATTCAGAGGATTTTATGAATGCTTGGAAAGATACTTTAACCATTACAACAGACGATATCCAGTCAAAAGTGATTTACGTGCTAGAAGAAGAGAAGGCGATTAAAGGGTTCTACTGTTTATGTACCGAAACGAAAAAATTAGAGAATTTCTTTGTAGTTCCTATATACATAGGACAAGGATTAGGAAAAATTTTATGGAAAGATATTTTACTGAAGGCAACAGAATATGGATTGAGTAGCTTCCAATTTAATAGTGATCCAAATGCATATGAATTTTACTTGAAAATGGGTGCAAAAAGAATCATTTATGTTGAATCAGCAGTCATACCGGGGAGAATATATCCCCTTATGGAATATGTACTTACATAA
- a CDS encoding RND transporter gives MKNKNTLKTINWVTFIFIVLVGIITAWMILYDLNTQVAFGEEGQSRAGFRWGIFHNIILVTIILSASFLGFAWKFLFPFNVPIAIIIAGLCYQLFFLTFTIGWVGLNGTFGLLIAFLIGIVLIISYAVIKFLESRKPIETK, from the coding sequence ATGAAAAACAAAAATACGCTAAAAACGATAAACTGGGTGACATTCATTTTCATTGTATTGGTCGGAATTATTACAGCCTGGATGATTCTCTATGACTTAAATACACAGGTTGCCTTTGGTGAAGAAGGGCAGTCTCGCGCAGGTTTCCGTTGGGGTATATTCCACAATATCATTTTAGTTACAATAATCTTGTCAGCTTCCTTTTTAGGGTTTGCGTGGAAATTCTTATTTCCCTTTAATGTACCCATTGCAATAATAATAGCTGGTTTATGCTATCAACTATTTTTCCTTACGTTCACTATCGGATGGGTCGGCTTGAATGGCACATTCGGTCTCCTTATCGCATTTCTAATTGGGATAGTATTGATTATTTCTTATGCGGTTATTAAATTTCTGGAAAGCCGTAAACCTATCGAAACGAAATAA